From the uncultured Trichococcus sp. genome, one window contains:
- a CDS encoding helix-turn-helix transcriptional regulator yields MLLGERLKETRQKKGVSQSTVAEHLNISRQSISKWENNSSYPDLDNLVRLSEYYEVTVDDLLKENKGLKKKIEENNEKIKDSQKKLAFIQANGERDEGLILLMLNLLSCLIAPLGLFITPIILKRNKATNTFYKLVFVAGVISLLVNLFGLYAHLSNLFHWGGPSSVEYIGNQ; encoded by the coding sequence ATGTTATTAGGAGAACGATTGAAAGAAACCCGCCAAAAGAAAGGCGTATCGCAAAGCACAGTCGCTGAACATCTGAATATCAGCCGTCAGTCCATTTCCAAATGGGAAAACAACAGCAGTTATCCGGACTTGGACAATCTCGTGCGATTGAGTGAATATTACGAAGTCACTGTTGATGACCTTTTGAAAGAGAATAAAGGATTAAAAAAAAAAATAGAGGAAAACAACGAAAAGATTAAAGACTCCCAAAAGAAACTGGCCTTTATACAGGCGAATGGTGAGCGGGATGAAGGATTGATCCTACTGATGCTTAATCTTCTCAGTTGTTTGATTGCGCCATTAGGTTTGTTTATCACTCCAATTATCCTGAAAAGAAACAAAGCAACAAACACCTTCTATAAACTGGTGTTTGTTGCGGGAGTGATCAGTCTCTTGGTCAACTTATTCGGTTTGTATGCGCACTTAAGCAATCTATTTCACTGGGGCGGGCCCTCTAGCGTGGAGTACATAGGAAATCAGTAA
- a CDS encoding ABC transporter ATP-binding protein produces MLSLKDITKKYKDKVIFQNADFEAATGEIVLLMGQSGIGKSTFLDIIAGIKSFDSGRYYYQNQEIFPKNDEQMSAFRNQTIGYILQDFALIDEYSVLENIILPSFYNAAMDTEAAKERARYLSDKFDLTEILPSKVKNISGGQKQRVAIVRSLILDPPIILADEPTTNLDAKNFDFVMETFKEAAHKGKMIIIATHDERILNIADKVYHVENCKLTV; encoded by the coding sequence ATGCTTAGCCTAAAGGACATTACAAAAAAATACAAAGATAAAGTAATCTTTCAAAATGCTGATTTTGAAGCTGCAACAGGCGAAATAGTATTGCTTATGGGCCAATCGGGAATTGGCAAGTCCACTTTTCTTGATATTATCGCTGGAATAAAAAGCTTTGATTCGGGAAGATATTATTATCAAAACCAAGAGATCTTTCCAAAAAATGACGAACAAATGAGTGCATTCAGAAATCAAACGATAGGCTATATATTGCAGGACTTCGCTTTAATAGACGAGTACAGTGTACTGGAAAACATCATTTTGCCTTCATTTTATAATGCAGCTATGGACACGGAAGCGGCAAAAGAAAGAGCCAGATATTTGTCGGATAAATTTGATTTAACAGAAATCCTCCCTAGCAAAGTAAAGAATATTTCTGGCGGTCAAAAGCAACGGGTTGCGATAGTCCGAAGTCTGATTTTGGACCCACCCATTATCTTAGCGGACGAACCCACTACGAATTTAGATGCGAAAAATTTTGATTTTGTCATGGAAACTTTCAAAGAAGCGGCACATAAAGGGAAAATGATCATCATTGCAACACATGATGAACGTATTCTGAATATAGCGGATAAGGTTTACCACGTTGAAAACTGTAAATTGACTGTCTGA
- a CDS encoding DUF1905 domain-containing protein — MEEKIVDNKELELKYVSGKGAWTYHIEVPDTKQISGPWGSIKVRGTIDGYDFGVMNLMPLRDKNAIMSVNAKIRKSIGKGGGDKVVVTMWLLGAEEHILGNDILAQHYR; from the coding sequence TTGGAAGAGAAAATAGTGGACAACAAAGAACTGGAACTCAAATATGTATCCGGCAAAGGTGCGTGGACCTATCATATTGAAGTCCCGGACACAAAACAAATCAGTGGACCATGGGGAAGCATCAAAGTCAGAGGCACCATCGACGGCTATGACTTTGGAGTGATGAACCTGATGCCGCTGCGGGATAAAAATGCGATCATGTCCGTCAATGCCAAAATCCGTAAATCAATCGGCAAGGGTGGCGGGGACAAGGTAGTGGTGACGATGTGGCTGTTGGGTGCTGAGGAGCATATTCTGGGTAATGACATTCTGGCTCAGCATTACCGGTGA
- a CDS encoding DUF5626 family protein has product MKKILVWAVLLGFSLNVFTPNTAHAAEPEGSPFIYNLDEGGRQEFSAVTEDGEEILVVVEEVFPEQNTRNSFSLFSVANGNYRISGKKIGQWEASYYVTVSGDRLTRAYAPVASATTGSFTRTSLALLSDKKASYELAWKYGLLSTTSYLNAILGSNAISITY; this is encoded by the coding sequence ATGAAAAAAATTTTAGTCTGGGCGGTTTTATTAGGCTTTTCGTTAAATGTTTTTACCCCGAATACTGCTCATGCTGCAGAGCCAGAAGGATCTCCCTTCATTTATAATCTGGATGAAGGTGGTCGGCAGGAATTTTCCGCAGTAACGGAAGACGGCGAGGAAATACTTGTAGTGGTCGAGGAAGTTTTTCCTGAACAAAATACTAGAAATTCCTTCTCGCTATTTTCCGTTGCAAATGGCAACTATAGAATATCCGGGAAAAAAATCGGCCAATGGGAAGCGAGTTACTACGTGACGGTTTCCGGAGATCGATTGACAAGAGCCTATGCTCCTGTTGCATCTGCAACAACTGGTTCCTTCACGAGGACAAGTTTAGCTCTCTTATCTGACAAAAAAGCAAGTTATGAACTGGCTTGGAAATATGGGTTGTTAAGCACTACATCTTATTTGAACGCAATACTGGGGAGTAACGCAATCTCCATTACTTACTGA
- a CDS encoding CtsR family transcriptional regulator produces the protein MQGQNMSDIIEAYIKKILNAEEQIEIRRNEMADRFNCVPSQINYVINTRFTEQQGYSVESKRGGGGYIRIMKVKILDQAELLDKLIAIVGESISQKDAFAVTQNLYSRSIITKREGNLMLSVLDKSLAPYTGEYEERIRALLLRNFLNSLRFE, from the coding sequence ATGCAGGGTCAGAACATGTCAGATATCATCGAAGCGTATATCAAAAAGATTCTGAATGCAGAAGAGCAGATTGAAATCAGAAGGAATGAAATGGCAGATCGTTTCAATTGTGTACCTTCACAGATCAACTATGTCATCAATACCCGCTTTACGGAGCAGCAAGGCTACTCGGTCGAAAGCAAACGCGGCGGGGGCGGTTATATACGCATCATGAAGGTGAAGATTCTGGATCAAGCGGAATTGTTGGATAAGCTGATCGCTATAGTAGGCGAAAGCATCAGCCAGAAAGATGCATTTGCGGTAACCCAAAATCTGTACAGTCGCAGTATCATCACGAAACGCGAAGGAAACCTGATGTTGTCGGTGTTGGATAAGTCACTTGCCCCGTACACAGGCGAATATGAAGAAAGAATACGAGCCTTGCTGTTGAGGAATTTTTTGAACAGCTTGCGCTTTGAATAG
- a CDS encoding ATP-dependent Clp protease ATP-binding subunit: MDELFTDKASQVLLLATEEAHKFKHQSIGTEHMLLGLVREQEGIAGKVLRGYDIDEEGVREEIVHLTGFGQMDTEDFNAPLPFSPRAKKVIMYATNEAHKLGVPLVGTEHLLLGLLKEEILAVKIIKNLQIDPNLLRKSLYEKLGIKQPTKPDMRSAKKTEKVEEGTPTLDSLARNLTDLARENRMDPIVGRDKEVRRIMQIVSRRTKNNPVLVGEPGVGKTAIVEGLAQKIVAGDVPDTLANKRIMMLDMGSLVAGTKYRGEFEERMKKIIDEIYNDGNVILFIDELHTLIGAGGAEGAIDASNILKPALARGELQTIGATTLDEYQKYIEKDAALERRFAPIHIDEPTPEESVEIMRGLRSRYEEHHGVEITDEALKAAVQLSVRYITSRRLPDKAIDLIDESAAKVRLDVTHGDTPIGKIEMEIAKLSKDKEEAILNQDFDKAARIRKREMTKKQKFQKMVEQQAQTITHYDLKVTENDVAEVVALWTGIPVNQMEQKESDRLMKLEKVLHERVIGQSEAVSAVARAIRRARSGLKDPNRPIGSFLFLGPTGVGKTELAKTLAEAMFGTEDSLVRLDMSEYMEKYSTSRLIGSPPGYVGYDEGGQLTEKIRQKPYSVILLDEVEKAHPDVFNILLQVLDDGHLTDSKGRKVDFRNTIVIMTSNLGATALRDEKSVGFAAKDLKHDYKAMEKRIREELKNSFRPEFLNRIDETIVFHSLEKDELHEIVKLMANSIVKRLKDLDIHVRITPAAIDVIAKAGFDPEYGARPIRRAIQKEIEDKLSEEMLSGLIKFGDTVTIGAQKGSIRISVKPAKAENKDKKIPVNS, encoded by the coding sequence ATGGATGAATTATTTACAGACAAAGCCAGCCAAGTATTGTTGTTGGCAACAGAAGAAGCGCACAAGTTTAAGCATCAATCCATCGGAACGGAGCACATGCTTCTCGGACTGGTCCGGGAACAAGAAGGCATTGCCGGAAAAGTGTTGCGTGGATACGATATTGATGAGGAAGGAGTCCGCGAAGAGATTGTTCATCTGACCGGTTTCGGTCAAATGGATACGGAGGACTTCAACGCGCCGTTGCCATTTTCTCCTCGGGCCAAAAAAGTCATTATGTATGCGACAAATGAGGCGCACAAATTGGGGGTTCCATTGGTAGGAACCGAACACCTTTTGTTGGGCTTGTTGAAAGAAGAAATTCTGGCAGTCAAAATCATCAAAAATCTGCAGATCGATCCGAATTTGCTGCGTAAGTCTCTCTATGAGAAACTGGGCATCAAACAGCCGACCAAACCGGATATGCGTTCAGCCAAAAAGACGGAGAAAGTGGAAGAGGGAACGCCGACTTTGGATTCCTTGGCCCGCAATCTGACGGATTTGGCGCGTGAAAACCGGATGGATCCGATCGTCGGACGCGACAAGGAAGTCCGACGCATCATGCAGATCGTTTCCCGCAGAACGAAAAACAATCCAGTATTGGTGGGGGAACCCGGTGTCGGCAAGACCGCCATCGTGGAAGGTTTGGCACAGAAAATCGTAGCCGGCGATGTTCCGGATACGTTAGCGAACAAACGCATCATGATGTTGGATATGGGTTCGCTGGTGGCCGGTACGAAATACCGCGGTGAATTCGAGGAAAGAATGAAGAAGATCATCGACGAAATCTACAATGACGGCAATGTCATCCTCTTCATTGATGAGTTGCACACCTTGATCGGTGCAGGCGGAGCTGAAGGGGCGATCGATGCCTCCAATATCCTGAAACCGGCATTGGCAAGGGGCGAACTGCAGACAATCGGTGCCACCACCCTTGATGAGTACCAAAAATATATCGAAAAGGATGCGGCGTTGGAAAGACGTTTCGCGCCTATCCATATCGATGAGCCCACACCTGAGGAATCGGTTGAGATCATGCGTGGCTTGCGTTCCCGTTATGAGGAGCACCATGGCGTGGAAATCACGGATGAGGCGTTGAAAGCAGCTGTCCAGTTATCCGTGCGCTACATCACTTCCAGAAGATTGCCGGACAAGGCTATCGATCTGATCGATGAATCCGCAGCAAAAGTCCGCTTGGATGTCACACACGGAGATACACCGATCGGGAAAATCGAGATGGAAATCGCGAAGTTGTCGAAAGACAAAGAAGAAGCGATCCTGAACCAAGATTTCGACAAGGCTGCCCGCATCCGCAAACGCGAAATGACGAAGAAGCAGAAATTCCAAAAAATGGTGGAACAACAAGCCCAAACGATCACGCACTACGATCTGAAAGTAACCGAAAACGATGTAGCTGAAGTGGTGGCTTTGTGGACCGGGATTCCGGTCAACCAGATGGAACAGAAGGAAAGCGACCGTTTGATGAAGTTGGAAAAAGTGTTGCATGAACGCGTCATCGGGCAATCCGAGGCGGTCAGTGCAGTAGCCCGCGCCATCAGACGCGCACGTTCCGGTTTGAAGGACCCGAATCGTCCGATCGGTTCGTTCCTGTTCTTGGGGCCTACCGGTGTCGGTAAGACAGAACTTGCGAAAACTTTGGCTGAAGCAATGTTCGGGACAGAAGACTCCTTGGTTCGTTTGGATATGTCCGAATACATGGAAAAATACAGCACAAGCCGTCTGATCGGTTCCCCTCCTGGCTATGTCGGCTATGATGAAGGCGGTCAGTTAACGGAGAAAATCAGACAAAAACCGTACTCGGTTATCCTTCTTGATGAGGTGGAAAAAGCCCATCCGGATGTCTTCAATATCCTGCTGCAAGTGCTGGATGACGGTCACTTGACCGATTCCAAAGGACGGAAGGTCGATTTCCGCAACACGATCGTGATCATGACTTCCAACTTGGGTGCAACGGCTTTGCGTGATGAGAAATCGGTCGGATTCGCGGCGAAGGACCTCAAGCATGATTATAAAGCGATGGAAAAACGCATCCGCGAAGAGCTGAAGAATAGCTTCCGTCCGGAGTTCCTGAACCGTATCGACGAAACCATCGTCTTCCATTCCTTGGAGAAAGACGAGTTGCATGAAATCGTCAAATTGATGGCGAACAGCATCGTGAAACGCTTGAAGGATCTCGATATCCATGTGCGCATCACACCTGCAGCCATCGATGTCATCGCAAAAGCCGGTTTCGATCCTGAATATGGTGCACGCCCGATCAGACGTGCAATCCAAAAAGAGATTGAAGACAAGTTGAGTGAAGAAATGCTGAGCGGCTTGATCAAATTCGGCGATACCGTTACGATCGGAGCACAAAAAGGCAGTATCCGGATTTCCGTGAAGCCCGCTAAGGCGGAAAATAAAGACAAAAAAATTCCAGTAAATTCTTAA
- a CDS encoding general stress protein, with product MTYIIQTSVHSIEECKRAVEELHKKGYTKEQITLVTNNAYQEAILENWDLRGADGAIFSSHSLLEKVNNLFNLKQYEHFQEKTGTFPGGTDFLADRIAAIESGSIVIITKEADE from the coding sequence ATGACTTACATCATCCAGACCAGCGTCCATTCCATTGAGGAATGCAAACGTGCTGTAGAGGAACTGCATAAAAAAGGCTATACGAAAGAGCAGATCACATTGGTGACGAACAATGCCTACCAGGAAGCCATCTTGGAGAATTGGGACCTTCGCGGAGCGGACGGCGCGATTTTTTCCAGCCATTCGTTGCTGGAAAAGGTCAACAATCTGTTCAACCTGAAGCAATACGAACATTTCCAGGAAAAGACCGGGACTTTCCCCGGAGGTACGGACTTTCTTGCCGACCGCATCGCCGCCATCGAGAGCGGCAGCATCGTCATCATCACAAAAGAAGCGGACGAGTAA
- a CDS encoding helix-turn-helix transcriptional regulator — protein MNHILKKLRKEHHYTQEDLAVKLHVSRQTISNWETGRTTPDIHSIKLLTDIYGSDLLTIFDANDPEPHSDEHPIIQNEAVKNDRLTNFFVIFLNFISMFIPLAAILSLYIVMQWREKIPAILFKISCGYLTIISSINVFVLIAVLIYFST, from the coding sequence ATGAACCACATTCTGAAAAAATTAAGAAAAGAGCATCATTATACGCAAGAAGATTTAGCTGTAAAGCTTCACGTCTCTAGACAAACAATATCAAACTGGGAAACTGGTAGAACAACCCCAGACATTCATTCCATAAAATTGCTTACCGATATCTACGGTTCTGATCTGTTAACTATTTTTGATGCAAACGATCCGGAGCCTCATTCCGATGAGCACCCAATAATCCAGAATGAAGCAGTCAAAAATGATCGATTGACAAATTTCTTTGTTATTTTTCTGAACTTCATTTCAATGTTCATTCCTTTGGCGGCTATTCTTTCTTTGTATATTGTGATGCAGTGGAGAGAGAAGATTCCAGCAATATTATTCAAGATTTCATGTGGATACCTCACTATTATTTCATCTATTAATGTATTTGTTCTTATAGCTGTGCTCATATATTTCTCTACCTAG
- a CDS encoding general stress protein has protein sequence MPKFVAGSYPTVEAVEATIKTLLEKGHKQTDLLLVTNASDKKERLTKETGIEVITETGQDENFDWKELAPLYPSFDEEALYEPSPQHPYPQLTPEQEEEQERKMQGYFSELEEGNVLIIVSEG, from the coding sequence ATGCCAAAATTTGTGGCAGGTTCGTACCCGACCGTTGAAGCTGTGGAGGCAACCATTAAAACACTCCTCGAAAAAGGGCACAAACAAACCGATCTCCTGTTGGTCACCAACGCTTCGGACAAAAAAGAGCGGCTGACAAAAGAAACCGGCATTGAAGTCATCACCGAAACCGGACAGGATGAGAACTTCGATTGGAAGGAACTCGCCCCGCTTTATCCGTCCTTCGATGAGGAGGCCCTATACGAACCCTCCCCTCAGCATCCTTATCCGCAGCTGACACCGGAACAGGAAGAAGAGCAAGAACGCAAGATGCAAGGATACTTCTCCGAATTGGAGGAAGGGAATGTTTTGATCATCGTCAGCGAGGGTTAA
- a CDS encoding Y-family DNA polymerase, protein MYETELVFDYAKEPSRDILCIDCKSFYASVECVRRGLHPLETKLVVMSYPSADPKERGSGLILASSPAAKKAYGISNISRARDLPFPYPPGLVIAAPQMRLYMQKNTEINNIYKKYADEDNHHVYSVDESFVDITGAQKLFGKNSAYEMAKLIQADVLQTTGIYTTIGIGDNPLLAKLALDNAAKHQPDMIAEWRYPDIPETVWKIPDMTDFWGIGKRTQLRLNRLGIFSIYDLAHTNYYYLKSQLGVMGAQLYAHSWGIDRSFLGEKVKVSSKSIGNSQVLNKDYVVRSEIEIVLIEMADQVATRLRKSGAKAQLVSLSIGYSINYIDQLGRTGFHQQLKIPPTNASSELVAHILMIFDQHYKDQSIRNVGVGAGNLIYTDFLQLDLFQDPDEQVNEQKKDLIVDSIRKKYGFRSLVRAVSLLEGGRAIARSSLVGGHAGGMAGLEEGEENAERTKKKDR, encoded by the coding sequence ATGTATGAAACGGAATTGGTTTTTGATTATGCGAAGGAGCCCAGCCGCGACATTCTTTGCATCGACTGCAAATCCTTCTATGCGAGCGTGGAATGCGTGCGGCGCGGGCTGCATCCGCTCGAAACAAAATTGGTTGTCATGAGCTATCCCTCAGCTGATCCGAAAGAGCGCGGCAGCGGATTGATCTTGGCTTCCTCCCCGGCCGCCAAAAAGGCGTACGGAATATCGAACATCAGTCGGGCCAGGGACTTGCCCTTCCCTTATCCGCCGGGACTGGTGATTGCGGCGCCGCAGATGCGGCTGTACATGCAGAAAAATACTGAAATCAACAACATCTACAAAAAGTATGCGGATGAAGATAATCACCATGTCTATTCGGTTGACGAGAGTTTTGTCGATATCACCGGCGCCCAGAAACTTTTCGGAAAAAACTCGGCTTACGAAATGGCCAAACTCATCCAGGCCGACGTATTGCAGACGACCGGCATCTACACCACGATCGGAATCGGCGATAACCCGCTCTTGGCCAAACTGGCGCTCGATAATGCCGCCAAGCATCAGCCGGACATGATTGCGGAATGGCGCTATCCGGATATCCCCGAAACCGTCTGGAAAATCCCGGACATGACCGATTTCTGGGGCATCGGCAAACGTACCCAGCTGCGGCTCAACCGGTTGGGAATCTTTTCGATCTACGACTTGGCGCACACCAATTACTATTACTTGAAGAGCCAGCTCGGCGTCATGGGCGCGCAGCTTTACGCCCACAGTTGGGGCATCGACCGTAGTTTTCTGGGGGAAAAAGTCAAAGTCAGCTCGAAATCCATCGGCAATTCACAGGTGCTTAACAAGGATTACGTGGTCCGATCGGAAATCGAAATCGTCCTGATCGAAATGGCCGACCAGGTGGCGACGCGCCTGCGGAAATCCGGCGCCAAGGCCCAGCTTGTGAGTCTTAGCATCGGCTACAGCATCAACTACATCGATCAGCTGGGCCGGACCGGCTTCCATCAGCAGCTGAAAATCCCGCCCACCAACGCATCCAGTGAGCTGGTTGCCCATATCCTGATGATTTTTGACCAACATTACAAAGACCAGTCGATCCGGAACGTCGGCGTGGGCGCCGGAAATCTGATCTACACGGATTTTCTGCAGCTGGATCTGTTTCAGGATCCTGACGAACAAGTGAATGAGCAAAAAAAGGATCTGATCGTCGATTCAATCCGCAAAAAATACGGATTCCGCTCACTAGTGCGGGCAGTCAGCCTATTGGAAGGCGGCCGTGCGATCGCGCGCAGCTCGTTGGTGGGCGGACACGCGGGCGGCATGGCCGGATTGGAGGAAGGTGAGGAAAATGCTGAAAGAACCAAGAAAAAGGACAGATAA
- a CDS encoding DUF5626 family protein, whose product MKKILLVFGLLFSFSLFKTGEVQASEVADTIYYDLKKGGTQEFITSDSEGRTMHIVVEEIPGISLFSLNNGSYRISGKKTGLWEASYYISVTNETISRAYSPNAIAITGSFSSTYLGLDSNKQATYYLGWKMGILNYNHYLRATIRSGFLSVTY is encoded by the coding sequence TTGAAAAAGATTTTATTAGTTTTTGGTTTACTTTTTTCTTTCAGTTTATTTAAAACAGGCGAGGTGCAAGCAAGTGAAGTGGCAGACACCATATATTATGATTTAAAGAAAGGAGGAACCCAAGAGTTTATAACTTCCGATTCCGAAGGCCGCACTATGCATATAGTGGTAGAAGAAATCCCTGGTATTTCCCTATTTTCACTGAACAACGGAAGTTATAGAATTTCGGGGAAAAAAACTGGCTTATGGGAAGCCAGCTATTATATTAGTGTGACTAACGAAACTATCTCACGAGCGTATTCTCCTAACGCTATTGCAATAACGGGATCTTTCTCGTCTACCTACCTAGGTTTAGACAGCAACAAGCAAGCTACTTATTACCTGGGTTGGAAAATGGGCATATTGAATTATAATCATTATTTGCGAGCCACAATCAGGAGTGGTTTCTTAAGCGTTACATATTAG
- a CDS encoding helix-turn-helix domain-containing protein produces MNQNELQQLFPEAKITTAPSLGPAYFTLPFQNRWVHIPEHTLSGREKALLKQVLLNETPPTSEFPKNPWAQFLLGQTTEVPTGLAQTQLLQFSLSYREEDAGSFDQTLWLDAFSQTLPLVRECFFLNGKSGVFILDSPDPYCIDEELAAVLDILDDDFSLRTTLYLGQRWPVDARLPLLFEEERKIFAASRTIAKGNKITTLAAIALPYFISESGSQNPVLQALQTTIGSSDGTDELIMAMWRNQGNLSKAAADLYLHRNTLQYRIDRFFDATGLTLKNMDDLALAYLAITAVAGPPNN; encoded by the coding sequence TTGAATCAAAACGAACTCCAACAATTATTCCCGGAAGCGAAGATCACGACTGCACCCAGTCTCGGGCCAGCATACTTCACCCTGCCTTTCCAAAACCGGTGGGTACATATCCCGGAACACACACTGAGCGGACGCGAAAAAGCCCTCTTAAAACAGGTGCTGCTTAATGAGACCCCGCCGACTTCCGAATTCCCGAAGAATCCGTGGGCACAATTCCTTTTGGGCCAAACGACCGAAGTACCGACCGGACTGGCGCAGACCCAATTGCTCCAGTTCAGCCTCTCCTATCGCGAAGAGGACGCGGGATCTTTCGATCAGACACTTTGGCTGGATGCCTTCAGCCAGACATTGCCGCTTGTCCGCGAATGCTTCTTTCTGAACGGAAAAAGCGGCGTCTTCATTCTCGACAGCCCGGACCCCTACTGCATCGATGAAGAGCTGGCGGCGGTGCTCGATATTTTGGATGATGACTTCAGCCTGCGCACAACCCTTTATCTCGGCCAAAGGTGGCCTGTCGATGCCCGCTTGCCGCTCCTTTTCGAAGAGGAGAGGAAAATCTTTGCGGCCAGCCGAACGATCGCTAAAGGTAACAAGATCACAACGCTTGCCGCAATCGCGCTCCCTTACTTCATCTCGGAATCAGGAAGCCAAAATCCGGTGCTGCAAGCCTTGCAGACCACAATCGGGTCCAGCGACGGCACTGACGAACTGATCATGGCCATGTGGCGGAATCAAGGAAACCTGTCGAAAGCGGCTGCTGACCTTTACCTGCATCGCAATACGCTCCAGTACCGGATCGATCGCTTTTTCGATGCGACCGGCCTGACTTTGAAGAACATGGATGACCTGGCATTGGCTTATCTAGCGATCACTGCGGTCGCGGGGCCACCCAACAACTAA
- the tadA gene encoding tRNA adenosine(34) deaminase TadA: protein MDELKEQYMREAIKEAEKAAAIGEVPIGAVIVWKGEIIGRGHNEREVTNDATTHAEMTAIREANAFKKNWRLEEAELYVTLEPCPMCCGAILLSRIKKVYYGASDLKGGTAGTLMNLLQDERFNHQSEVERGVLEEECRTLLQDFFRALRKERKENSRKHLREHMQEENKG from the coding sequence ATGGATGAGTTGAAGGAACAGTATATGCGGGAAGCCATCAAGGAGGCGGAAAAGGCTGCGGCCATAGGGGAAGTGCCGATCGGAGCGGTGATCGTCTGGAAGGGCGAAATCATCGGGCGCGGCCACAATGAACGCGAAGTGACGAATGATGCGACGACGCATGCGGAAATGACAGCGATCAGGGAGGCCAATGCATTCAAGAAGAATTGGCGGCTCGAGGAAGCCGAACTATATGTGACCTTGGAGCCTTGCCCGATGTGCTGCGGCGCGATCCTGTTGTCGCGGATCAAGAAAGTCTATTATGGCGCATCCGACCTGAAAGGCGGGACGGCCGGTACCCTGATGAACCTGCTCCAGGATGAACGCTTCAACCATCAGAGCGAGGTCGAGCGGGGTGTGCTGGAGGAAGAGTGCCGGACACTGCTGCAGGATTTTTTCCGGGCGCTGCGCAAAGAACGCAAGGAAAACAGCCGCAAGCATCTCCGCGAACATATGCAGGAAGAAAACAAAGGCTAG
- a CDS encoding helix-turn-helix domain-containing protein, producing the protein MLLGEKLKETRQNKGLSQSTVAEHLNISRQSISKWENNSSYPDLDNLVRLSEYYEISIDDLLKENQGLKKKIAENKFKIKASQQKLDHIRSGYERDEGLALLIISLIGCLVTPLGILIAPIVLKRNKATNTFHRGVIMASVVCFLVSLWGGYALLSTIFHWGAPPTVEYMG; encoded by the coding sequence ATGTTACTAGGAGAAAAATTGAAGGAAACACGGCAGAACAAGGGGCTTTCCCAAAGTACAGTAGCTGAACATCTGAATATTAGCCGCCAGTCCATATCCAAATGGGAAAATAATAGCAGCTACCCTGATTTGGATAATCTGGTTCGCTTAAGTGAGTATTATGAAATCTCGATAGATGACCTCTTAAAGGAAAATCAAGGATTAAAAAAAAAGATAGCCGAGAATAAGTTTAAAATTAAGGCTTCCCAACAGAAGCTCGACCATATCCGGTCTGGTTACGAACGGGACGAGGGATTGGCTTTATTAATTATTTCTCTCATTGGCTGTTTAGTCACACCTTTGGGAATCCTGATTGCGCCGATTGTGCTAAAAAGAAACAAAGCCACAAACACTTTCCATAGAGGAGTGATCATGGCTTCTGTAGTTTGCTTTTTAGTTAGTCTTTGGGGAGGTTATGCTCTCCTCAGCACCATTTTTCATTGGGGAGCACCTCCCACAGTAGAATATATGGGTTAG